A region of Drosophila subpulchrella strain 33 F10 #4 breed RU33 unplaced genomic scaffold, RU_Dsub_v1.1 Primary Assembly Seq31, whole genome shotgun sequence DNA encodes the following proteins:
- the LOC119559682 gene encoding cold shock protein 1-like — protein sequence MHCFNSSAQLLQAFSKVTLRKPSLAFGRHKDVSGNQPGPAVRCFNCNSMGHFAADCRKPKRAYGACYGCGSLEHLISHCNEKKNATKNEYNA from the exons ATGCACTGTTTTAATTCGTCTGCCCAGCTGTTGCAGGCATTCTCCAAAGTAACATTGCGGAAACCATCTCTCGCATTTGGACGCCACAAAGACGTTTCTGGAAATCAGCCCGGACCCGCTGTAAGATGCTTCAACTGTAACTCCATGGGTCACTTCGCAGCCGACTGCCGCAAGCCTAAGCGCGCGTACGGCGCTTGCTACGGTTGCGGAAGTTTGGAGCACCTGATATCCCATTGCAACGAGAAGAAGAACGCAACCAAAAATGAATAT AATGCCTAA